The Inmirania thermothiophila nucleotide sequence GCTGCCGCTCGCCCAGCGGGTGCTGGCCCTGGTCCGGCTGGCGGCCATGCTGCGTCGTCTGCGGGGGATGGTGGGCGGTGCGGGGGCGGCGGGCGCCGAGGCGGTCACCCCGTTTCTGCGGGCGGTGCTCGATCCGGCGGGCAGGGTGGTGGCGGCGCAGGTGCGCGCCGGGCGCTTCGCCGGGCGGCACCTCGCGGAGCTTGGCCCCGAGGAGCTGCGCGCGCTCCACGAGGAGCTCGCCGGCGACCCCGAGGGGCGCGCCCTGCTCGAGGCCTGGCTCGAGCGCGTGCACGGCCCCGGCCGGCGGGACGGCGGCCGGGCGGTGTCGGGCGGCGGGATGACCCGCGAGGAGGCCTACGCGGTCCTCGGGCTCGAGCCCGGCGCCAGCGCCGAGGAGATCCGCGCCGCCCACCGCCGCCTCATCCAGCGCCTGCACCCGGACCGCGGCGGCTCCGACGACCTCGCCGCGCGCATCAACCGCGCCAGGGCCGTGCTCCTCGGCGAGTAGCCCGCTGCAAGGCCGGCGGCGTTGGCCTATCATTGCGCGATGTGGCCGCACGGCCGCAGGTCAACGACAAGGGGGCCCACCCCCGACGGAGGAGAGGAGTGCACACCATGCCTTCCCGCTTGCTCATCGCCTGTGCCGCCGCCCTGCTCGCCTTCGGCGCCGGGCCGGCCGCCGCCGCCGAGGACGAGATCGTCTTCGGCGCCGCGGTCTCGCTCACCGGCAAGTACTCCACCAACGGCATGAACACCAAGAACGGCTACGAGCTGGCCGTGAAGCGCATCAACGAGATGGGCGGCGTCGCGGTCGGCGGCAGGCGCTACCGCATCCGCGTCAAGTACTACGACGACGAGTCGACCCCGGCGCGGGCGGCGCAGCTCGTCGAGCGCCTGATCAACCAGGACAAGGTGCAGTTCGTCCTCGGTCCCTACAGCTCGGGCCTGACCAAGGCCATCGCGCCGGTGACGGAGAAGTACCGCATCCCCATGGTGGAGGCCAACGGCGCCTCGCGCTCGCTCTTCAACAAGGGCTACCGCTACCTCTTCGCGGTGCTCTCCACCAGCGAGCAGTACCTGTCCAGCGCCGTGGCCCTGCTCGCCGAGCAGCTCGAGAAGACGGGGCGCAAGCCCTCCTCGGCGCGCATCGCCCTGGCGATGGAGAACGATCCCTTCTCGCAGGACGTGCGCGCGGGCATCATCGACGACGCCCGCCGCTACGGGATGAGGGTGGTCATCGACGACAAGCTGCCGCCCGAGCTCAACGACATGTCGGCCACCCTCACCAAGGTCAAGGCGCTCAGGCCCGATGCGCTCTTCGTCTCGGGCCACGCCCGCGGGGCGGCGCTTGCGGTGCGCCAGATCGCGGAGATGCGGGTGGACGTGCCGATGGTGGCCATGACCCACTGCGATTCGGCCAAGATCATCCAGAAGTTCGGCGAGAAGGCCGAGTACACGCTCTGCGCCTCGCAGTGGGACCGGCACCTCGCCTACAGCGACCGGTGGTTCGGCACCGCCAACGACTTCGCCGAGCTGTTCGAGAAGACCTACGGCTACGCCCCGCCCTACCAGGCGGCGGAGTCGGCGGCGGGCGTCCTGGTCTACGTCGACGCCATCCAGCGCGCCCAGTCCCTGGATCCGCAGAAGGTGCGCGATGCGCTTGCCGCCACCGACCTCATGACCTTCTACGGCCCCATCCGCTTCGACGAGACGGGCAAGAACATCGCCAAGCCCATGGTCCTCTACCAGGTCCAGGACGGCGCGTACCGCGTCGTGGCCCCCACGAAGTGGGCCGCGGCCAAGCTGCGCTGGCCGACCCCGCCCTGGAGCCAGCGCTGAGCCGTGCCGGCGCCTGAGCCTGCCCCCGCCCGCCGCGCCGTGGGCGGGGGCCCCGCCGGAAAGGCCCCGTGAGCGAGCTCCAGCTCCTCCTCGACGCCCCCGTGCTCGCCGTGCAGCTCGTCATCGACGGGCTGCTCGTGGGGGCCATCTTCTGTCTCGCCGCCTACGGCATGGCCCTGGTCTGGGGCGTGATGAACATCATCAACATCGCCCAGGGTGAGCTGGTGATGCTCGGCGGCTACGTCACGCTCCTCGTGGTGCAGGCGGGGCTGCCGCCCTTCGTCGGGGTGCCGGTGGCGGCGGCGGTGCTCTACGTGGTGGGCTGGGCGCTCTACCGCGCGGTGATCTTCCGCGTGGTGGACCGGGACATGTTCATCTCCATCCTCGCCACCTTCGGCATCAGTATCTTCCTGCAGCAGCTCGCCAACGAGGTCTTCGGGGCGGACGTGCAGACGGTGCGCTCGGGGCTGGGGCAGTTCTTCCTCTTCGGCGGTCTGGTGACCGTGAGCCAGATCAAGTTGGTGGCCTTCGCGGGGGCGGTGGTGCTGGCGCTGGTGCTCTACCTCTTCCTCAAGCGCTCGCGCCTCGGCCAGGCCATCCGCGCCTCGGCCCAGAACGCCCGCGCCGCACGCATCCTCGGCATCGACACCGGCCGCGTCTACGCCACCACCTACGCTCTCAACGCCGCCCTCTGCGGGGCCACCGGGGCGCTGGTGGTGATGGCCTGGGTGATCCACCCCTATATCGGCCTGCCCTACACGGTGCGCTCGTTCATGATCGTGGTCGTCGCCGGGCTGGGGAACCTCCCCGGGGTGGTGGCGGCGGGGCTGGGCCTCGGCGTGGCGGAGAACTTCGCCGGCTTCCTCCTCGGCGCCGAGTACCAGGCCGCCTTCGTCTTCTCCCTGCTGGTGGTGATCCTGGTCTGGCGCAACTGGCGTCTCGCGCGCCGGAGGCTCTACCTGCGATGAGCCGGGGGGCGCGCCTGGCGGCGGCAGCGGCGGGCGTGGCGCTGGCGCTTGCGGCGCCGAAGCTCGCCCCGGCGATCGTCACCCAGCTCGCCTTCCTGTGGGTGATGGTGCTTTTCGCCCTGACCTGGGACGTGGTCGGGGGGCAGATGGGTTACACCTCCTTCGGCAACATCGTCTTCTTCGGCCTCGGCGCCTATTGCGCGGCGGTGGTGCAGCGCGACCTCGGGCTCGGCTACTTCGAGGGCCTCGCCGTGGGCATGGCGGTGGCCGCGGTGCTGGCGGTGGCGGCGGCCTTCGTGCTGGGGCTGGGGCTGCTCGGCATCCGCGGCCACTACTTCGCCATCGGCACCCTCGGCCTGGGGATCGCCGCCGGCGAGATCGCCTCGGGCTGGGACTACGTGGGGGCGGGCTCGGGCATGGTCACCCCCCTCTATCCGGGGCCCGCGGGGGCGCGCGACGTCTTCTTCTACTACTACTTCCTGGCCCTCGCCGCGGCCTGCCTGCTGATCCTGCGCCGGCTCTACGCGGGGCGCTTCGGGCTCGCCATCAACGCCATCCGTGACGACGAGGACAAGGCCGAGGCCATGGGGCTGCGCACCCGGCGCTACAAGATCACCGCCTGGTGCGTGTCGGCCTTCTTCCTCGCCCTGACCGGGGCCGGCGTGGGGCATCTGATCGGCTTCATCGACCCCCGCGACGTCGCCTTCGCCGGGCCCACCTACGGCGTCTGGATGGTGCTGATGGCGATCCTCGGCGGCTCCGGGACCCTCTGGGGCCCCGTGCTCGGGGCCTTCGTCTTCCACGTCACCCAGGAGCTCTTCTGGACCTATCTGCTGGGCTGGCAGCGGGTGGCGCTGGGGCTGTTGATCGTGATCATCGTGGTCTTCTTCCCGCGCGGGATCCTGGGCTGGGCCCGCGAGCGCTGGCCGGAGCGGTTCGGGGAGGTGGTGGAGGAGGGGCCGCAGGGCGGAGGCGGGCGGTGAGCGCCATCCTCGAGGTGCGCGAGGTCACCAAGACCTTCGGCGGCGTCGTCGCCAACCGCGGGATCAGCCTCTCCGTGGGGCGGGGCGAGATCGTGGGCCTGATCGGGCCCAACGGCTCGGGCAAGACGACGCTGTTCAACTCCATCGTCGGCCAGCATCCCATCGACGAGGGCTCCATCCGCTTCGAGGGGCGCGAGATCTCGCACCTGCGGGTGGGCGAGATCGCCCGCCTCGGGCTCGTGCGCACCTACCAGCAGACCCGCGTCTACACGCGCATGAGCTGCATGCGCAACATGCTCATCAGCATGCCGCATCGCGAGGAGCGCCTCCGCGACCTCTTCGCGCGCTTCCCGCGCGAGGCCTACGAGGAGGCGGAGATGCTGCTGGACTTCGTCGGCCTCTACCCCAAGCGCAACCTGCCCGCGGGCGAGCTCTCCTTCGGCCAGCAGAAGCTGCTGGAGTTCGCCATGGCGCTCATGAACCGGCCGAAGATGCTCCTCCTCGACGAGCCCACCGCGGGCATCAACCCGACGCTCATCAACGGCCTCGTGGACCGGCTGCTGCGCGTCAACGAGGACCTCGGCCTCACCCTGCTGGTGATCGAGCACAACATGCGGGTGATCATGAACCTGGCGCGCTACATCTACTGCCTCGCCCACGGCGAGCTGCTGGCCGAGGGCACGCCCGACGAGATCCGCGACGACCAGCGCGTCATCGACGCCTACCTGGGGGCGCACTGAATGAAGGAGCTGTGGGAGCGGCGCGGCTACGGCCTCGGGCGGGTCGACACCGTCATCTCGGTCGACGCGGTGCAGGAGGAGGCGCGGCGGCTCGCCGAGCAGGGCCCCAGGGCCGAGGCGCTGCGGGCGCTGGTGCGCGGCGAGCCGGTGGTGGAGGTGGAGGGGCTGCATGCCGGCTACGGCAAGATGGAGATCCTGCACGGGGTCTCGCTCTACGTGGGCGACGGCCAGGCGCTGTGCCTGATCGGCCCCAACGGCGCCGGCAAGTCCACCGTGCTGCACTCCCTCTACGGCTTCACCCGCATCTACGGGGGCAGGGTGCGGGTGGGCGGGCGCGAGGTCACCCGGCTTGCGCCGCACGAGCGCCTGCGCGACGCCGGCGTCGCCTACATCCTGCAGGACAACTCCGTCTTCCCCGACATGACGGTGGAGGAGAACCTGTGGATGGGGGGCTTCCTCATGCCCGATCCGCGCAGCGCCCGCGAGGCCGCCGAGCGCGTCTTCGACCGCTACCCGCGGCTGGCGCCGCGGCGGCGCCAGCCCGCGCGGGTGCTCTCCGGGGGCGAGCGGCGGCTGCTGGAGATCGCCCGCGCCCTGGTCATGGACCCAAAGGTGCTGCTGGTGGACGAGCCCTCCATCGGCCTCGAGCCGCGCTTCATCGACATGGTCTTCGAGATCCTCGACGAGCTGCGCCGCCGCGACCGCAAGACCATCGTCATGGTGGAGCAGAACGCCAAGAAGGGGCTCGAGTTCGCCGACATCGGCTACGTCCTCGCCTCGGGCGTCGTGGTGCGCGCGGGCCCCGGACGGGAGCTTCTCGCCGACCCCGAGGTGGGGCGGCTCTTTCTCGGAGGGTGAGCGGGATGATCCATCGGCTCCTGCGCTATCGCGTGCGCGCCGACGCGGTCTGCTCGGTGGAGGATGCGGTGACGCGGCTGCTGGAGGCGGTGCGCCGCGAGGAGCCGGGCACCTTCTACCGCGTCTACCGCCTGGGCGACGGGCGCGAGTACCTGCACATCATGGGCTTCCCGGACGAGGCCGCCGACCGCCGCCATCAGCAGGCGGACTACACCCACGCCTTCGCCGACACCCTCTACGACTGCTGGGAGTCGCCGGCGGAGACGGTCGAGCTCGAGCTGTTGGGCGAGAACGGCTGAGGACGCTCAGCGCCGGCGAGGCGGCACCTGCTTCTCGAGGGCGCGGCGCAGCCGCGGCGGGTTCTTTTCCGCCTTGCTGAAGGTGACGCGGCCGTAGAGGATGCAGCCCTTCATCCCGGGATCGCAGGGGATCCCGTTGACCCGCATGCAGCGGCCGCCGCTCTCGTGTGGACAGCCCCAGGCGCCCATGGCGCCATCCTAGCCCGTCGGCGCCGCGGCCGGGATATCCCCTTGGGCGGGGGGCTGGGCCACCAGCCCCAGCACGCGCAGGGAGAGGCGGCGCAGGCCGCGGAAGTGGTCGGCCTCCGGCGTGACGAGCAGATGCGCCTGCGTCCCCGGGGCGGGCCGCGGCCCCGTCCCGGCGGCCCCGAACCAGATGGCGCGCAGGCTCCGGCCCTGCGCCTCGAGGACGAGCTGGAGATGGGCGCCCTCGGCGCCCACCGGGCGGACCGTGCCCACCCGGGCCGCGAGCTCGAAGGCCGGGGGTTCGAAGCCCCGCCCCCAGGGCTCGAGGGCGGCGAGGGCGTCGAGGAGCGGATCGTCCAGCTCGACGGCCGCCACGGGGCCGTCGCTCTCGGCGCGGGGGCCGAGGCGGGCGGGGTCGAGGCGGGACGTGGCGACCTCGTCGAAGGCCTCCGCGAACGCCTCCAGCGCGGCCCGCGGCAGGGTGAGGCCGCCGGCGCCGGCGTGGCCGCCGTAGCGCACCAGGCCCGCGCGCGGCGCGGCGGCGGCGAGGGCGTCGCGCACGTGAAAGCCGGCGATCCCGCGCACCGAGCCTGCGGCCAGCGCGGGGTCTGCGGCGTGGGGCGAGAGGCAGGCGGTGGGGCGGCCGAAGCGCTCGACGACGCGGCTTGCGACGATGCCGTGCACGCCCGGGTGGCCCCGCGGCAGCCACAGGGCGAGGCCCGCACGGCCGCGCGCCACCGCCGCCTCGGCGAGAGCCCAGGCCTCCTCGGTGAGGGCGCGCTCGATCTCGCGGCGGCGTGCGTTCTCGCGCTCGAGCAGGGCGAGCCAGCGCGCGGCCTCGGACTCGTCGCCGGCGAGGAGGAAGCGCACCCCGGCCATGGCCTCGTCGAGGCGGCCGCGGGCGTTGATGCGCGGGGCCACCGTGAAGGCGAGGTCGCGCGCGGTCACCGGGCCCTCGCCGAGGTGCGGGCGCAGCACCCGCCAGCACGGGCGTGCCCCGGCCTCGATGCGCGCGAGCCCCGCGCGCACCACGGCCCGGTTGTTGGCGCTGGTGGCGAGGCTGACGCAGTCGGCCACGGTGCCGAGCGCCACCAGGTCCAGGAGGTCGTCGAGATGGGGGGCGTCGGCGGGCAGGCGCCCGTCGGTGATGAGGCGGGCGCGCAGGGCGCACATGAGCAGCCACGCCACCATCACCCCGGCGATGGCGCGGTCGCCCCAGGCGCCCGGCAGCAGGGGGCTGACGCAGGCCGCGGCCGCTTCCGGCGGGCCGGATTCGGGCAGGGCGTGGTGGTCGGTGACGACGACGTCGATGCCGGCGGCGGCGAGGCGGGCGATGCGCTCGCCGTCGCTGCTGCCGCAGTCGGCGGTGATCACCAGCGCCGGGCGCGGCCGGGCGGCGAGGATGCGCGCGGCGACACCGTCGGAGAGGCCGTAGCCCTCGCGCAGGCGGTGGCCGATGAAGGAGAGGAGGCGCCGGTGGCCGAAGTGCCGCCCCAGGGCCTCCAGCAGCACGGCATGGGCGGTGACGCCGTCCACGTCGTGGTCGGTGACCACGGCCACGGGCTCGTCGCGCGCGAGCGCCTGCGCGAGCCGCTCCACCGCCGCCGCCACCCCGGGCAGGTCGCGCGGGTGGTCGAGGCGCGCCAGCCCCGGGCGGGCGAGCGCCGCCGACGGCAGGCGGGTGGCGGCGACGCGCGCCGCCGCCGGGGGCAGCCCCGCCGCCTCGAGGGCGGCGGCCACCGCGGGGTCGGGGGTGCGCCGGTGCAGACGCGCCCACCAGCGCCCGGTCCAGACCCGCTCCGCGGTCACCGCGCGATGCCCAGGAGCAGGCCGCGCAGCGCCTCCACCTCGGGGGGGCGCGGCGGCCGGTAGCGGATGCGCACCAGGGTGCGGTAGCCGTCGGGACGGCGCCTGGACGGGTAGATCCCCACCCGCAGCGCCGGGTGGTCGCGCACGAACGTCTCCACCGCACCCGCGATCTCCCCCTCGGGCAGGGGCAGCTCCAGCTCCTCCGCCTCCCAGCCCGCGCCGGCCTCCGGAAAGAGCCGCTCCAGCTCCGACTCCACCATGGGTTGGAGCATGTGCGGGAAGCCGGGAAAGGCGTGGATGCCCTCGAGGGCGAAGCCGGGCGCGCCGTCCGGGTTGGGGATGAGGCGGCAGCCCTCGGGCAGCATCGCCATGCGCCGGCGCTGCTCGTTGTAACGGGCGCCGAAGCGGGCGGCGAGGAGGCCGTCGCACTCGGGATGGAGGACGAGGGGGCGGCCGAGGGCGCGGGCGACACCCTCGCGGGTGCGGTCGTCGTGGGTCCCGCCGATGCCGCCCGCGACCAGGATCGGCCGCAGCCCCGCATCGCGTAGCCGCGCCAGCCACTCGCCGATCACGGCCTCGTCGTCGGGCAGGCTCAGGGCGAGGCGGGCGGGGAGGCCGAGGGCGGCGAGCCGCGCCAGCAGCCAGCGCCGGTTGCCGTCGTCGCGCTCGCCGTGGATGAGCTCGTCGCCGACGGTCACCACCGCCGGTGTCGCTGCCGGGGGTCTGCTGTCCACGGCGGCGATTGTAGCCCGCCTCGGCTATATTCGCGGCGGACGGCGCCACGAGGGAGGACCGAGCCATGACCGGAGTGCTGCTGCGCAGGGGGCTTGCCCTGCTGGTGCTCGCCACGGCGGCGCTCGCCGCGCAGGGGGCGGGGACGACGCGGATCACCTGGCTCGGACACGCCACCTTCCGCATCGAGGCGCCCGACGGCACGGTGCTGGTGGTGGACCCGT carries:
- a CDS encoding J domain-containing protein — translated: MGGRFLLVLLLALALGGWMFLRWLRRTPPEEVARVLRKGALWGAAGLLLLLVVTGRIHWLYGLVAGLLPLAQRVLALVRLAAMLRRLRGMVGGAGAAGAEAVTPFLRAVLDPAGRVVAAQVRAGRFAGRHLAELGPEELRALHEELAGDPEGRALLEAWLERVHGPGRRDGGRAVSGGGMTREEAYAVLGLEPGASAEEIRAAHRRLIQRLHPDRGGSDDLAARINRARAVLLGE
- a CDS encoding amino acid ABC transporter substrate-binding protein: MPSRLLIACAAALLAFGAGPAAAAEDEIVFGAAVSLTGKYSTNGMNTKNGYELAVKRINEMGGVAVGGRRYRIRVKYYDDESTPARAAQLVERLINQDKVQFVLGPYSSGLTKAIAPVTEKYRIPMVEANGASRSLFNKGYRYLFAVLSTSEQYLSSAVALLAEQLEKTGRKPSSARIALAMENDPFSQDVRAGIIDDARRYGMRVVIDDKLPPELNDMSATLTKVKALRPDALFVSGHARGAALAVRQIAEMRVDVPMVAMTHCDSAKIIQKFGEKAEYTLCASQWDRHLAYSDRWFGTANDFAELFEKTYGYAPPYQAAESAAGVLVYVDAIQRAQSLDPQKVRDALAATDLMTFYGPIRFDETGKNIAKPMVLYQVQDGAYRVVAPTKWAAAKLRWPTPPWSQR
- a CDS encoding branched-chain amino acid ABC transporter permease — its product is MSELQLLLDAPVLAVQLVIDGLLVGAIFCLAAYGMALVWGVMNIINIAQGELVMLGGYVTLLVVQAGLPPFVGVPVAAAVLYVVGWALYRAVIFRVVDRDMFISILATFGISIFLQQLANEVFGADVQTVRSGLGQFFLFGGLVTVSQIKLVAFAGAVVLALVLYLFLKRSRLGQAIRASAQNARAARILGIDTGRVYATTYALNAALCGATGALVVMAWVIHPYIGLPYTVRSFMIVVVAGLGNLPGVVAAGLGLGVAENFAGFLLGAEYQAAFVFSLLVVILVWRNWRLARRRLYLR
- a CDS encoding branched-chain amino acid ABC transporter permease, with the protein product MSRGARLAAAAAGVALALAAPKLAPAIVTQLAFLWVMVLFALTWDVVGGQMGYTSFGNIVFFGLGAYCAAVVQRDLGLGYFEGLAVGMAVAAVLAVAAAFVLGLGLLGIRGHYFAIGTLGLGIAAGEIASGWDYVGAGSGMVTPLYPGPAGARDVFFYYYFLALAAACLLILRRLYAGRFGLAINAIRDDEDKAEAMGLRTRRYKITAWCVSAFFLALTGAGVGHLIGFIDPRDVAFAGPTYGVWMVLMAILGGSGTLWGPVLGAFVFHVTQELFWTYLLGWQRVALGLLIVIIVVFFPRGILGWARERWPERFGEVVEEGPQGGGGR
- a CDS encoding ABC transporter ATP-binding protein, with product MSAILEVREVTKTFGGVVANRGISLSVGRGEIVGLIGPNGSGKTTLFNSIVGQHPIDEGSIRFEGREISHLRVGEIARLGLVRTYQQTRVYTRMSCMRNMLISMPHREERLRDLFARFPREAYEEAEMLLDFVGLYPKRNLPAGELSFGQQKLLEFAMALMNRPKMLLLDEPTAGINPTLINGLVDRLLRVNEDLGLTLLVIEHNMRVIMNLARYIYCLAHGELLAEGTPDEIRDDQRVIDAYLGAH
- a CDS encoding ABC transporter ATP-binding protein, producing MKELWERRGYGLGRVDTVISVDAVQEEARRLAEQGPRAEALRALVRGEPVVEVEGLHAGYGKMEILHGVSLYVGDGQALCLIGPNGAGKSTVLHSLYGFTRIYGGRVRVGGREVTRLAPHERLRDAGVAYILQDNSVFPDMTVEENLWMGGFLMPDPRSAREAAERVFDRYPRLAPRRRQPARVLSGGERRLLEIARALVMDPKVLLVDEPSIGLEPRFIDMVFEILDELRRRDRKTIVMVEQNAKKGLEFADIGYVLASGVVVRAGPGRELLADPEVGRLFLGG
- a CDS encoding putative quinol monooxygenase, whose translation is MIHRLLRYRVRADAVCSVEDAVTRLLEAVRREEPGTFYRVYRLGDGREYLHIMGFPDEAADRRHQQADYTHAFADTLYDCWESPAETVELELLGENG
- a CDS encoding single-stranded-DNA-specific exonuclease RecJ, translated to MTAERVWTGRWWARLHRRTPDPAVAAALEAAGLPPAAARVAATRLPSAALARPGLARLDHPRDLPGVAAAVERLAQALARDEPVAVVTDHDVDGVTAHAVLLEALGRHFGHRRLLSFIGHRLREGYGLSDGVAARILAARPRPALVITADCGSSDGERIARLAAAGIDVVVTDHHALPESGPPEAAAACVSPLLPGAWGDRAIAGVMVAWLLMCALRARLITDGRLPADAPHLDDLLDLVALGTVADCVSLATSANNRAVVRAGLARIEAGARPCWRVLRPHLGEGPVTARDLAFTVAPRINARGRLDEAMAGVRFLLAGDESEAARWLALLERENARRREIERALTEEAWALAEAAVARGRAGLALWLPRGHPGVHGIVASRVVERFGRPTACLSPHAADPALAAGSVRGIAGFHVRDALAAAAPRAGLVRYGGHAGAGGLTLPRAALEAFAEAFDEVATSRLDPARLGPRAESDGPVAAVELDDPLLDALAALEPWGRGFEPPAFELAARVGTVRPVGAEGAHLQLVLEAQGRSLRAIWFGAAGTGPRPAPGTQAHLLVTPEADHFRGLRRLSLRVLGLVAQPPAQGDIPAAAPTG
- a CDS encoding competence/damage-inducible protein A, which codes for MDSRPPAATPAVVTVGDELIHGERDDGNRRWLLARLAALGLPARLALSLPDDEAVIGEWLARLRDAGLRPILVAGGIGGTHDDRTREGVARALGRPLVLHPECDGLLAARFGARYNEQRRRMAMLPEGCRLIPNPDGAPGFALEGIHAFPGFPHMLQPMVESELERLFPEAGAGWEAEELELPLPEGEIAGAVETFVRDHPALRVGIYPSRRRPDGYRTLVRIRYRPPRPPEVEALRGLLLGIAR